A region of the Myxococcus stipitatus DSM 14675 genome:
TCTTCGTGGGGTTGTTGCTGGCGGGGACCTTCGTGGCGGTGGAGGCGTGGGTGATGGAAGGCGCGCTGGTGCGCTGGGTGGCGGGGGTGGGGGTGTTCACGTTGTTGCTGCTGGTTCGCGAGCGGGTTCCCGGGACGCTGTCGCTCCTGGGCGTGCTGCGCGACATCCTGGCGTTCGTCCGTTCGCGGCGAGCCGCCACAACAGGGATGTGAGGCATTCGATGGCGAAGGCAGACCTGATCATCTCCATTGTCAATCACAGCAACCCCGAGCTGCTGCACGACTGCCTGCGCACGCTGTTCGCGACGACGCGGGACTGCACCTTCGAGGTGTGGGTGGTGGACAACGCGACGGATGGGCGAGGCGTGGAGGCGATGCGCCGCGACTTCCCGCAGGTGCGCTGGTTGTTCAACACGGAGCGCAAGGGATTCTCGGCCAATCACAACCAGGTGCTGAGGCAGGCGCACGGGCGCTACATCTGCATCTTCAACGACGACACCATCGTGCACGAGGGCGCGTTCGACGCGCTCGTGCGCTTCATGGATGAGAACCCGCGCGTGGGGATGGCGGGGGCGCGGCTGTTGAACGCGGATGGCACGGTGCAGAACTGCACCTTCCGCCCCATGTCCTTGTCGGGGCAGTTGTTCGACCTGGTCTTCCTGCCGCGCCCGCTGCACTTCCTGAAGCAGATGGAGATCGACCCGGCGCAGTACGGGCATGAGGAGGCCCGGGTGAACTGGGTGCTGGGTGCCTGCATCGTCGTGCGGGATGAGACGCTGGCGGAGGTGGGGCTGCTCGACGAGGCGATGTCGCCGTTGGGGAACACGGAAGACACGGACTGGTGTGTGCGGGCGTGGAAGGCGGGCTGGGAGGTGGCGTTCTGCCCGGAGGCGGTGATTACGCACCTGTCGAGCCGCTCGTTCCGTCCTTCCGCGACAGGGCCGGACAAGGTGCGGGTGGAGTTGTGGCGCACGCGGGTGGCGTACTTCCGCAAGCACCATGGCCGGCTGCAGGAGTGGATGCTGCGCGCCATCCTGGTGGGGACGTTGCCGTACAACTCGATGGTGCTGACGCAGACGTTGTTGCGAGGGCGGATGGCGCTGCCGGAGTTCCGCAGGCAGCTCTCCACGTTCCTGCGCATCTCCGAGATGGGCCTGCGGGCGCGGGTCTGACATGCCGTTCTTCTCGGTCGTCATCCCGACGTACAACCGGGCGCGGCTGTTGGAGCGGACGCTCGCGTCGGTGTTCGCGCAGGAGGAGCGGGATTACGAGGTGCTCGTCGTGGATGACGGCTCCTCGGACGACACGCTGGAGGTGCTGGGGCGGCTCGGCGAGAAGGTGCGAGTGCTCCAGCAGGCCAACGCGGGCCCGGGCGCGGCGCGCAACCTGGGCATCCAGGAGGCCCGGGGCGAGTACGTGGTGTTCCTGGACAGCGATGACCTGTGGTTCCCGTGGACGCTCGCGGTGTACCGGCAGGTGTTGCGAGAGCAGGGGATGCCCGCGGTGGTGATGGGCTCGTCGGTGACGTTCCAGAAGGAGGACGAGCTGGCGCGGGTGGCGCGAGAGCCCCTGAACGTGGTGCCCTTCCGGGACTATCTGGCGAGCGCGGGGGACACGACGCCGCGCACGGCGTGTGTCCTGGCGGTGAGGACGGAGGCGCTGCGGCGCGTGGAGGGCTTCACGCCGTTGCGCATCGTCGCCGAGGACTACGATTTGCTGTACCGGCTGGGGACCGAGCCTGGGTTTGCCTGGGTGCGTGCGCCGCTCGCGGTGGGCTACCGGAAGCACGAGGGCTCCGAGTCCACGATGCTGGAGTCGGCCCACCGGGGGATGGCGTACCAGTTGATGCAGGAGCGCTTGTCGCGCTACCCGGGTGGGACGGAGCGGAGGCGCGAGCGGTTGCAGATGCTGCTGTATGCGAGCCGGCACGTCTCACACGTGATGGTGGACCACGGCCGGATGGACCTCGCGCTGGACTTGTATCGACGGAGCCTGCCGTATCATCTGGAGGTTCCTCGCTGGCGGTACCTGCTCGGGTTCCTGCCGAAGATGGCCGTGCGAGGGCTGCTCCAGAGCGTTCACCGAAACCAGCCGGGCTCATCGCGGGCCTGACTCCTTGTCCGTGTATCAGGCGGGCTCCTGTGTCTCGCGGGGTGCTGTGCATCTTCCTCCCAGGGGAAGTCTGCACGCGCTGCCGGAGGCACGGGATGGACGAAGCTCGTCGAGGGGGAGAGTCCAGTCGCGGGATGCGGTCGTCCGAGATGAAGGGAAGTGCTTGGGGAGGCGTCGACCTGGGCGGGACGAAGATTGAAGCGGTGGTCGTCGACGCGGAGGGGAGGCCGCTGGGGAATGCGCGGCATCCCACGCCGGCGGGTGGGCCGAAGGAGGTGGTGCGAGCCATCTATGAGGCCCTGGAGGATGCCTCGCGGTCCGCGGGGCTGGCGCCTCGTCGGCTCGCGGGAGTGGGCGTGGGGGCTCCGGGCTCGGTGGACAGCAACACGGGAACGCTCGCGCGGGTGAGCAACGTGGGCAAGGGATGGACGGAGCCCTATCCCCTCGCGGGGGCGCTCGCGGACCTGGTGCATGGCCCGGTGGTGCTGGGCAATGACGTGCAGGTCGCTGTGACGGCGGAGTACCGGCTGGGAGCGGGGATGCCCTATCGCTCGGTGCTGGGCGTGTGGTGGGGAACAGGGGTGGGCGGCGGGTTGGTGTTGGATGGGATTCCGTGGCGAGGGCGCGGCGCCGCGGGAGAGGTTGGCCATGTGGTGGTGAAGCCCGGAGGCTCGCGCTGTGGCTGCGGACGCCGTGGCTGCATGGAGGCCTATGCGGGCCGAGGGTGCCTGGAACTCAAGGCACGCAAGGCGGTGAAGCGGGGCGAGAAGACGATGCTGCTCGAGTGGATGAAGAAGAAGGGCCGGACCCGGCTGACGAGCAGCATCTGGAAGAAGGCGCTGGATGAGCAGGATGCCGTGGCGACCCGGCTCATCGACAAGGCGGTGTTGATGATGGGAGTCGGGCTTTCGTCCGCCATCAACCTGCTGGACGTGGACGCCATCATCCTGGGCGGAGGATTGGGGACACGGCTGGGCGTCGAGTATGCGGAGCGCATCCATGAAGCAATGCGTCCGCACATCTTCGTCCCGGAGCGTCAGCCACCGGTGGTGTTGGCGCAGCTCGGAGAATTGTCTGGCGCCATCGGCGCCGCACTCCTGGCGGAGCCTCCCTTGCACTGAGAGGGATTGAGACGGTCAGGGCGCGGGAGCAGAGACGGTGGCGAGCTTCGGGGCCGCCTCGGGCCGCCGCTTCATGCGAAGGGCCAGGCGCTCGACGTACCTCCACGACAGGAATCCCAGGAGCAGCGTGGGAGGAAACGAGAGCAGCGCGTTCTGCCACCACGGCATGGGGCCACCCACCAGCGCCGTGACGGCCTGCTGCACGGGAAAGGCATAGATGTAGACGCCATAGGAGAAGTCCCCATGGCGTCCGAAGTGCGCGAGCCGGCTCGGGATGAACGCGAGGTACAGCACGAGGTACGCCCCGCAGGAGCCCATGGCCACCTTCAGCCCGGTCCCCGCCATCGCCGTGCCCGTCAGGAGGGCCACACAGGCCAGGGCGAGCCACGGGCTCATCCTCACCCGGTCCCTCCAGAGGTAGAGCACCATCCCGCCTCCGAAGTAGAGCCCCAGCTCGGGCCAGAACCCCAGACGGCCGATGTGGAGGAACGACACCCCCGCCGTGAGGCACCACCCCACGAGCGCCAGGTCCTTCCGGAGCAGCTTCGCCAACCCCAATCCCAGCACGACCAGGTAGAAGCCCACCTCGTACTTCAACGTCCACAGCGAGCCGTTGACGGCACTCGCATACACATTCGACGGGAACACCCCGGGCAACGCCCATTGCGGCTCGACGAGCGTGAGGTTGCGCAAGACGAACGTGTACGTCTCCGCGGACGAGAAGTAGTCCCGCAACGGCAAGGTGGTGAACGCCGCCCCGAGCCCGAAGGCCGTCAGCAGCAGCGACACCGCGAGCCCCGGGAAGATGCGCAGCGTCCGGGCCTGGACGAACCCACGGGCCTCCTGGCCGCGCTCCCAGCTTCGCGAGATGAGGACCCCGCTGATGACCAGGAACACCGCGACGCAGACAATCCCCAGACTCACCTGTCCATGGGTGAAGACCGTCAGGGGCTCCGTGCCCTCCTTCGGTCCCTCGCCCAACGGAAACGCGTGGCTGACGATGACGCCCGAGGCCGCCGCGAAGCGCAGGAAGTCCAGGTTGTTGCTCCGGCCCTCCATGCATTCACGCAGCGTCGGGCGGGACGAGAGGGTCATGACCGGGGCTCGTGGAGCTGTGAATACGGCCCTTGCACCTGGGCCCAGCGGCTCGCCAGGACGAAGAGAATCTCCCGCACCGCGTCTCCGCGAAGCGCCAGCGCGGGACTCGCGAGCCCCGCGCCCAACAGCCGTGCCCAGTTCTTCACCCGACCGACGCCCGCGGACTTGCGGCCCAGGTAGCGCGCCTCGAGCGTCTTCTCGCTGCGCACCACACCCACGATGAGCCGGAGGAAATACCGGGTCTCGAAACGGGAGCGGGGGATGAGGTGCCACACCTTCAGCGAGGGCGAATAGACACGCCGATGTCCTGCCTTGCCCAGCAGGAAGCCGAACTCGATGTCCCCCCCACTCAAGAGCTGCTCGCCCAGCCGGTCCGGCATGAGCTGCTCCGGCGTTCGCCACGGCACGGCATCCAGGAACGCGGCGCGGCGCAGCCACAACCCCGCGCCAATGGTGGGGGCGATCGTCGCCGCCGCGCCGAAGTCGATGGGCGCATCCCCCAGCCGGTGGTTGATGGCGAGCAGGTGCTCCCGCCGGGAGATGCTCGGCGGAGGCGGCGTCTCATAGCGCGGGTACAGCCGCGACACGACGACACCCACGTGCTCGTCCTGGAAGTGCACCAGCCCATCGGCGACGAAGTTCGGCTCGGGGACGTTGTCATCGTCGAGGAAGCACACGACGTCCCGACGCGCGCTCTGGATGCCACACAGCCGCGCGAAGAGGAGCCCCTGCCGGGTCTCCGACACGACCCGGACCTCGACGCCGCGCTGACGCAGAGCCGCGACGGACGGGCTCTCCTCGACCACGCGCGAGGTGCCGTCCGTGGAGTTGTTGTCCACGACGACGACCTCGAAGCAGTCACTCGGCGCCTGCTGCGCGAGCAACGCCTGCAGCGGTGCCTCGACACGCCGCGCGCCGTTGTACGTGGGGATGACCAAGGTCACGCCAGACTGGCTCATCGTTGTGTCTCCATGCCGGCTCGCACGGTACCGCGCACGTCATCCTTTCGGGCGAGCAGCACATCCCGGAGCTTGAGGAAGGGCTTCTCCACCGTGACATACGTCACCCACGAGACGCCCAGCGTGAGCGCCAGGAACGCGAGGAGGTCCAGTCCCCACGCGCCCAGCCTCACGTCCAGGCGCTCGAGGACCCGGACCACCAGCCCATGCCACAGATAGGCGCCATAGGAGAGCAGCGCCGTCGGGTAGATGCCCCAGCGAAGCCACGAAGGAAGCCGCAGCGTCTCGACTCCCACCAGCACCGCGCCGAAGCCGGCCGCGAGCGCACTGAATATCCAGACATGGCCCGTGGTCGTCACGAGCGCGCCATGCCAGCCCACCGCGACCATCAACAGGATTCCTCCCGCGATGCCGCAGGCGGTGCGCCAGGGGCGGGGCCACTGTCTCCAGACAGGCGCGGTCCGCGCCAGGAACACCCCGATGGCGAGTCCGTCCAGATGCTGCTCCGTGGACCACGCCACGAACTCGGGGAAGGTCGACAGGTGCTCGCCCGGCGGAAGGTCGCGGACGTAGAAGGCGCGGGCGAGGACGCTCACTCCCACGGGCACCAGCCAGGCCCACGCGGGCCAGCGACGCCCGCCCAACGCGAAGGCGAGCAGGGGCAGCACCACGTAGAAGTGCTCCTCCACGCACAGGGACCAGCTCTGCACGAAGTCGCGCGGCAGCGAGAAGTTCTGGAGGAACAGCGCGTAGTGCCAGCCTCCCCCCAGGAAGGGTGTGCCCACCACCCAGGGCTTGAGCGCGTAGAGCGCGAGCACCACGAAGTAGAGCGGCAGGGTGCGCATCCAGCGCTTCATCCAGAAGGTGCGCAGCTGCGAGCCCAGCGGCGCGTCCGTCTCCGGCGCGAAGACCTGCCGACCGATGAGGTAGCCCGAGAGGACGAAGAAGAGGTCCACGCCCATCCACCCATGCGCGAACGCGGCTCGGAGCGTGAAGGGCACCGCGTCATGGACGGCCTTGGGCGCATGGAAGACCAGCACGCCCAGGATGGCGATGGCGCGCAGGAGGTCCAGCCCATCCATTCTTCGTTCAGGAGCGTGCGTCAACGAACGGCTCCACCATCCGAAAGCGAGCAGTCGCTGCCTCTCGGCATCGAGGTGCTTCGGGCAGCGCGACAGGATGGATGACGGACTCGTTGGGTGTCGCGGAACCGGAGACGCATGGGGACGAACAGGAGGCGCATTGTGTCCCCCGTCGCGAAGGCGTCAACAGCGGACAGAGAAGGGCCTGGTCGCAGGCTCCCTTTTCCAATCGGCTGGGAACCTTACAGGGGAGACCCGCGTGGAGGTCTGGTGTTGCCTCGCACGTCGTGGAGCGGAGATGTGCATCGAATCCGTGACGTCGGTGGATGGGCGGGTCATCTCGGACGCACGCTCTTGTGTCGCATAAGGACATGCATTGACGCGCCGTGACGCCCGCCCCCACCATGGGCGGCGCGGCACAACTCGATGATCACGTTCTTCGTCGCATTCCTGCTCTCCCTCGCGGTGGCCCTGACGCTCACGTACTTCGTGCGCAATTGGGCCCGCGCCTGGGGGTGGATGGACCCGGTCGACTCCAGTCGAAAGGTCCACGTCCGGCCCATCCCCAGGCTCGGCGGCATCGGCATCGTCGCGGGCTTCTTCGCGCCCCTGTGCGCGCTGTTCCTCGTGGACTCCGGCGTCGGGCATCACTTCCGCCTCCACACGGAGCTCGTCTACGGCCTGTTCCTCGGCGGCGCGGCCATCGCGGCGCTCGGGCTCTACGACGACCTGCGCGGCGCCAATGCCCGCCTCAAGTTCGGCGTGCAGTTCCTCGTCGCGCTGGGCCTCTACGCCCTCGGCTTCCGCATCGAGGTCATCGCCAATCCCTTCGGCCCGGAGCTGTCCCTGGGCGTGCTCGGCCTGCCGTTCACCGTGTTCTGGATGGTGGGCGTCGTCAACGCGCTCAACCTGATTGATGGCCTGGACGGGCTCGCGGGCGGCGTCGCCTTCTTCGGCGTCAGCACCAACTTCATCCTCGCGCTCGCGCGGGGAGACATCCTCTTGTGCCTGCTGATGGCGGCGCTCGCGGGCGCCATCCTCGGGTTCCTCGTCTTCAACTTCAACCCGGCCTCCATCTTCATGGGGGACACGGGCAGCATGTTCCTGGGCTTCGTGCTCGCCGCGGTGTCCATCAAGACGAGCACCAAGAGCGGCACGGCCGTGGCCATGCTCGTGCCCGTCATGGCGCTGGGCCTGCCCATCATGGACACGCTGCTCGCCGTGGTGCGCCGCTCGCTCCTGGGCCGCCCGCTGTTCAGCGCGGACAAGGAGCACATCCATCACCGCATCATGAGCCGCATGGTGCTCAGCCACCGCTCCACCGTGCTGGTGCTCTATGGCCTGTGCGGACTCTTCACGCTGACGGCGCTGGGGCTGAACTTCGCCAACAGCGTGCAGAGCGCCCTGCTGCTCAGCGGCATGGGCGTGGTCATCGTCGTGCTCATGCGCAAGCTGGGCTACCTGGACCTCGCGCGCGCGGGGGACATGCAGCAGACCCGTCAGCGCAACATCCGGCTGCGCTCGCTGGTGAAGGAGGTCTCCGCGTCGGTCCGCGCCGCGAAGTCCGTGCAGGAGGTCTGGACCTCGGTCCGCGCCCTGGCCGAGGGCCTGGACGTGTCGAGGCTCGAGCTTCGCTTCCAGCACGTCCGCAACGAGCTCACCGAGGGCATCGTCTTCGAGACCCAGCGCGCCGCGGGCAGCCCGGTCTCCTTCGACCTGCGGCTCGATGTGAAGGATGGGGACGCGGTGATTGGGGCGCTGTCGCTGGCGTGGGCCAACGGGCGCAACGCCACCAGCCGCGATGAGGAGCTGGCGCTGGAGTTGGTCGCGGACGCGGTGGCCGAGCGCTCCGCGCGGCTCTTCGCGCACGCGGACGCGGACCCCTCGCGGGTCGTCATGCTGAGGCGATGAGGCGTGGCGGGCTCGCATGCCCTCGTGGACCTGCTGCGCTCCTGGCCCTCGCCGCCGGAAGCGCCTGCTCCCGAAGGCGCCGCGGCGGCTGAGTTCGTGCGCGCGGCCGTGCGCCACGGCCTCGCGGGATTCGTCGCCCACGCGGTGGGGCAGGCGGGCTGGGAGCTCCCTCCCGAGTCGAGCGCGCTGCTGCGCCGCGAGTCCCTCACGGGCGCGGCTCGCGCGCTCCAGGTGAAGGCGCTGCTGCTGCGGAGCCTGGACGTACTGGCCTCCGAGCGCGTGGTGCCCGTGCTGCTCAAGGGCTATGGGCTGGCGCGGAGGCTGTACCCGGACCCGCTCCAGCGGGCGACGCGCGACGTGGACCTGTTGGTGTCTCGCCGGGACGTGCCCACCGCGACGCGAGCCCTCTCCGGATTGGGGCTGAGTGTCCGCCCCTCGCGCGATGGGCGCCACGCGGAGGCCGACTCACACCACGTCGAGCTGGAGGGGCCCGCGGGCCTGGTCGAGCTGCACTTCCGCGCGCTCGCGGGCTGGGGGCAGGCGCTGGAGGGGGATGCGCTGGTGGAGCGCGCGGTGGTGGGGGAGCTCGAGGGCCGCCGGGTGAAGTGGCTGCGCCCCGAGGACGAGGCCGTGTACCTGGCCCTGCACGCCAGCAATCACCTCCTGCAGCGGATGGCGTGGCTCTTCGACTTGAAGCTGCTCGCCGAGCACGCGCTGGATTGGACCCGGGTGGTCGAGGCGGCTCGCGGCACGGAGCTGCCTCAGCTGGCCTGGTACGCGTGGGACGCCGCGCGGCGGAGGCTGGGGGCCGCGGTTCCGGACGCCGTGCTGTCCGCGCTCGCGCCACCCCCGTGGCAGCGAATCCTGGCGGAGCGCTTCTTCACGGAGCCGC
Encoded here:
- a CDS encoding glycosyltransferase family 2 protein translates to MAKADLIISIVNHSNPELLHDCLRTLFATTRDCTFEVWVVDNATDGRGVEAMRRDFPQVRWLFNTERKGFSANHNQVLRQAHGRYICIFNDDTIVHEGAFDALVRFMDENPRVGMAGARLLNADGTVQNCTFRPMSLSGQLFDLVFLPRPLHFLKQMEIDPAQYGHEEARVNWVLGACIVVRDETLAEVGLLDEAMSPLGNTEDTDWCVRAWKAGWEVAFCPEAVITHLSSRSFRPSATGPDKVRVELWRTRVAYFRKHHGRLQEWMLRAILVGTLPYNSMVLTQTLLRGRMALPEFRRQLSTFLRISEMGLRARV
- a CDS encoding glycosyltransferase family 2 protein, with the translated sequence MPFFSVVIPTYNRARLLERTLASVFAQEERDYEVLVVDDGSSDDTLEVLGRLGEKVRVLQQANAGPGAARNLGIQEARGEYVVFLDSDDLWFPWTLAVYRQVLREQGMPAVVMGSSVTFQKEDELARVAREPLNVVPFRDYLASAGDTTPRTACVLAVRTEALRRVEGFTPLRIVAEDYDLLYRLGTEPGFAWVRAPLAVGYRKHEGSESTMLESAHRGMAYQLMQERLSRYPGGTERRRERLQMLLYASRHVSHVMVDHGRMDLALDLYRRSLPYHLEVPRWRYLLGFLPKMAVRGLLQSVHRNQPGSSRA
- a CDS encoding ROK family protein encodes the protein MKGSAWGGVDLGGTKIEAVVVDAEGRPLGNARHPTPAGGPKEVVRAIYEALEDASRSAGLAPRRLAGVGVGAPGSVDSNTGTLARVSNVGKGWTEPYPLAGALADLVHGPVVLGNDVQVAVTAEYRLGAGMPYRSVLGVWWGTGVGGGLVLDGIPWRGRGAAGEVGHVVVKPGGSRCGCGRRGCMEAYAGRGCLELKARKAVKRGEKTMLLEWMKKKGRTRLTSSIWKKALDEQDAVATRLIDKAVLMMGVGLSSAINLLDVDAIILGGGLGTRLGVEYAERIHEAMRPHIFVPERQPPVVLAQLGELSGAIGAALLAEPPLH
- a CDS encoding acyltransferase family protein — translated: MTLSSRPTLRECMEGRSNNLDFLRFAAASGVIVSHAFPLGEGPKEGTEPLTVFTHGQVSLGIVCVAVFLVISGVLISRSWERGQEARGFVQARTLRIFPGLAVSLLLTAFGLGAAFTTLPLRDYFSSAETYTFVLRNLTLVEPQWALPGVFPSNVYASAVNGSLWTLKYEVGFYLVVLGLGLAKLLRKDLALVGWCLTAGVSFLHIGRLGFWPELGLYFGGGMVLYLWRDRVRMSPWLALACVALLTGTAMAGTGLKVAMGSCGAYLVLYLAFIPSRLAHFGRHGDFSYGVYIYAFPVQQAVTALVGGPMPWWQNALLSFPPTLLLGFLSWRYVERLALRMKRRPEAAPKLATVSAPAP
- a CDS encoding glycosyltransferase — protein: MSQSGVTLVIPTYNGARRVEAPLQALLAQQAPSDCFEVVVVDNNSTDGTSRVVEESPSVAALRQRGVEVRVVSETRQGLLFARLCGIQSARRDVVCFLDDDNVPEPNFVADGLVHFQDEHVGVVVSRLYPRYETPPPPSISRREHLLAINHRLGDAPIDFGAAATIAPTIGAGLWLRRAAFLDAVPWRTPEQLMPDRLGEQLLSGGDIEFGFLLGKAGHRRVYSPSLKVWHLIPRSRFETRYFLRLIVGVVRSEKTLEARYLGRKSAGVGRVKNWARLLGAGLASPALALRGDAVREILFVLASRWAQVQGPYSQLHEPRS
- a CDS encoding acyltransferase family protein — translated: MDGLDLLRAIAILGVLVFHAPKAVHDAVPFTLRAAFAHGWMGVDLFFVLSGYLIGRQVFAPETDAPLGSQLRTFWMKRWMRTLPLYFVVLALYALKPWVVGTPFLGGGWHYALFLQNFSLPRDFVQSWSLCVEEHFYVVLPLLAFALGGRRWPAWAWLVPVGVSVLARAFYVRDLPPGEHLSTFPEFVAWSTEQHLDGLAIGVFLARTAPVWRQWPRPWRTACGIAGGILLMVAVGWHGALVTTTGHVWIFSALAAGFGAVLVGVETLRLPSWLRWGIYPTALLSYGAYLWHGLVVRVLERLDVRLGAWGLDLLAFLALTLGVSWVTYVTVEKPFLKLRDVLLARKDDVRGTVRAGMETQR
- a CDS encoding MraY family glycosyltransferase; translation: MITFFVAFLLSLAVALTLTYFVRNWARAWGWMDPVDSSRKVHVRPIPRLGGIGIVAGFFAPLCALFLVDSGVGHHFRLHTELVYGLFLGGAAIAALGLYDDLRGANARLKFGVQFLVALGLYALGFRIEVIANPFGPELSLGVLGLPFTVFWMVGVVNALNLIDGLDGLAGGVAFFGVSTNFILALARGDILLCLLMAALAGAILGFLVFNFNPASIFMGDTGSMFLGFVLAAVSIKTSTKSGTAVAMLVPVMALGLPIMDTLLAVVRRSLLGRPLFSADKEHIHHRIMSRMVLSHRSTVLVLYGLCGLFTLTALGLNFANSVQSALLLSGMGVVIVVLMRKLGYLDLARAGDMQQTRQRNIRLRSLVKEVSASVRAAKSVQEVWTSVRALAEGLDVSRLELRFQHVRNELTEGIVFETQRAAGSPVSFDLRLDVKDGDAVIGALSLAWANGRNATSRDEELALELVADAVAERSARLFAHADADPSRVVMLRR
- a CDS encoding nucleotidyltransferase family protein, yielding MAGSHALVDLLRSWPSPPEAPAPEGAAAAEFVRAAVRHGLAGFVAHAVGQAGWELPPESSALLRRESLTGAARALQVKALLLRSLDVLASERVVPVLLKGYGLARRLYPDPLQRATRDVDLLVSRRDVPTATRALSGLGLSVRPSRDGRHAEADSHHVELEGPAGLVELHFRALAGWGQALEGDALVERAVVGELEGRRVKWLRPEDEAVYLALHASNHLLQRMAWLFDLKLLAEHALDWTRVVEAARGTELPQLAWYAWDAARRRLGAAVPDAVLSALAPPPWQRILAERFFTEPRLVDAELVNSKPAWVAAKLLLAPRPVAMARYALRRLETAARRLR